One genomic region from Roseinatronobacter sp. S2 encodes:
- a CDS encoding ABC transporter ATP-binding protein yields MSEPSLETRDLTVRFGGHVAVDQVSCAFRAGELTAIVGPNGAGKTTYFNLISGQIAASAGRVLLGGADITTMTVSARTANGLGRAFQLTNLFPKLTVLENVRLVVQARRNRGFNIWTTAFSHHELIDEAQAVLQRVRLSHLAQQTVAALPHGDQRKLEVATLIAMMPKVFMFDEPTAGMSVDEAPVILDLIAEIKRDTTATVLLVEHKMDVIRSLADRIIVLHNGALVADGAPETVMSSAVVQEAYMGKELTDV; encoded by the coding sequence ATGAGTGAACCATCCCTTGAAACCCGCGATCTGACTGTGCGCTTTGGCGGGCATGTTGCTGTCGATCAGGTCAGCTGTGCTTTTCGCGCGGGCGAGCTGACAGCCATTGTCGGCCCCAACGGGGCAGGCAAGACAACCTATTTCAACCTGATCTCGGGACAGATTGCCGCCTCCGCGGGCCGCGTCCTGCTGGGCGGGGCCGACATCACCACCATGACCGTGTCGGCGCGCACGGCAAACGGGCTGGGGCGGGCGTTCCAGCTGACCAATCTGTTCCCGAAACTGACCGTGCTGGAAAATGTGCGTCTGGTGGTTCAGGCCCGCAGGAACCGCGGCTTCAACATCTGGACAACCGCCTTCAGCCACCATGAACTGATCGACGAGGCGCAGGCGGTGTTGCAGCGCGTGCGCCTGTCGCATCTGGCGCAGCAGACCGTTGCGGCCCTGCCCCATGGCGACCAGCGCAAGCTGGAAGTTGCAACACTGATCGCGATGATGCCGAAGGTGTTCATGTTTGACGAACCAACCGCTGGCATGTCCGTCGATGAAGCGCCTGTCATTCTGGACCTGATTGCCGAAATCAAACGCGACACGACAGCGACGGTTTTGCTGGTTGAACACAAGATGGACGTCATCCGCAGCCTGGCCGACCGCATTATCGTGCTGCATAACGGCGCACTTGTTGCGGATGGCGCGCCTGAAACGGTCATGTCATCTGCGGTCGTGCAAGAAGCCTATATGGGCAAGGAACTTACCGATGTCTGA
- a CDS encoding ABC transporter ATP-binding protein → MSDPILQLSGVKTDIAQYHILHGVDLTVPRGQVTMLLGRNGAGKTTTLRSIMGLWRPRAGSIHFDGTDIAGLAPPQIAQRGIGFVPEDMGIFADLTVEENLILAAISGPIRRDRLDWVFRAFPALSTFWKMPAGNLSGGQKQMLAIARAVIEKRGLYLIDEPSKGLAPAIVSTMARALKDLKSDGASILMVEQNFSLARALGDHAAVMDEGRIIWTGAMAELAADAALQERLMGLKMEVA, encoded by the coding sequence ATGTCTGATCCGATCCTGCAACTGTCGGGTGTCAAAACCGACATCGCACAATATCACATCCTGCATGGTGTCGACCTGACAGTGCCGCGCGGGCAGGTGACCATGCTGCTGGGGCGCAATGGCGCAGGAAAAACCACAACCCTGCGGTCCATCATGGGGCTGTGGCGGCCGCGCGCAGGCAGCATTCATTTCGATGGCACCGACATCGCAGGGCTTGCCCCCCCGCAGATCGCACAGCGCGGCATCGGGTTTGTCCCTGAAGATATGGGCATTTTCGCCGATCTGACGGTCGAGGAAAACCTGATCCTTGCTGCAATTTCCGGCCCTATCCGGCGCGACAGGCTGGATTGGGTATTCCGCGCGTTCCCCGCATTGTCCACCTTCTGGAAAATGCCCGCAGGCAACCTGTCGGGCGGGCAGAAACAAATGCTGGCCATCGCGCGGGCGGTCATCGAAAAGCGCGGGCTTTATCTGATTGACGAGCCGTCCAAGGGGCTGGCCCCTGCGATTGTGTCCACCATGGCGCGCGCGCTGAAAGACCTGAAAAGCGATGGTGCCTCGATCCTGATGGTAGAGCAGAACTTCTCGTTGGCGCGCGCATTGGGCGATCATGCGGCGGTCATGGATGAAGGCCGGATTATCTGGACCGGCGCAATGGCAGAACTGGCCGCAGATGCCGCTTTGCAAGAACGCCTTATGGGCCTGAAAATGGAGGTTGCATGA